Proteins encoded in a region of the Drosophila busckii strain San Diego stock center, stock number 13000-0081.31 chromosome 2L, ASM1175060v1, whole genome shotgun sequence genome:
- the LOC108607643 gene encoding dnaJ homolog subfamily C member 28, whose translation MLLAVQGNLLFNFKAPLQCCWRAVHLKRNEVYKQCFQILGVHESADQETVRRAYLDLVKRVHPDADSEEASSERFQQVDEAFKLLQEKFAKSRRNIQENDEEAMEFDIKHTAPQHRQYLSNEGIGIGTPFQRQKQYQQVRAMKAQERVLEHRIEKAAAGEHALMRKGGNYYGKHAIKTKYGVDRVVEDLIQEAMSKGDFNNLKGTGKPLSLAQTQNPYLDFTTHKLNKIMLDNGFTPEWIMLSKDIRESAHKLKQQLRQERSYYGEWPLTQPEQQAAWQKFAQLHVDEVQQLNKLIDKYNLIVPILENQFFRLQLDKLAESVFKEPQLPRNLKRPQPKLESSVTPASERSFMTNFFSIFWA comes from the exons ATGTTGTTGGCCGTTCAaggcaatttattatttaattttaaggcGCCGTTGCAGTGTTGCTGGCGCGCTGTGCATCTGAAACGAAACGAGGTGTATAAG CaatgttttcaaatattaGGTGTGCATGAATCTGCCGATCAGGAGACTGTGCGACGCGCCTATTTGGATTTGGTGAAGCGTGTGCATCCCGATGCAGATAGTGAAGAGGCCAGTAGCGAGCGTTTCCAACAGGTGGATGAGgcttttaagctgctgcaggaAAAGTTCGCCAAGAGCCGTCGCAACATACAGGAAAACGATGAAGAGGCCATGGAGTTTGATATAAAGCATACAGCGCCACAGCATCGCCAGTACCTATCCAATGAGGGCATTGGCATAGGCACGCCCTTTCAGCGTCAAAAGCAATATCAACAGGTGCGCGCCATGAAAGCGCAAGAGCGCGTGCTGGAGCATCGCATAGAAAAGGCGGCAGCTGGTGAGCATGCACTAATGCGCAAAGGTGGAAATTACTATGGCAAGCATGCCATCAAAACCAAGTACGGTGTGGATCGAGTTGTCGAAGATCTCATACAGGAAGCCATGTCCAAGGGTGATTTCAATAATCTCAAAGGCACTGGCAAGCCACTGTCGTTGGCGCAAACACAGAATCCCTATTTGGACTTTACTACGCACAAGTTGAACAAGATTATGCTGGACAATGGATTTACGCCAGAGTGGATAATGCTGAGCAAGGATATACGCGAGTCTGCGCAtaagctaaagcagcaactgcgacAGGAACGCAGCTACTATGGCGAATGGCCATTGACACAGCCGGAGCAGCAGGCTGCCTGGCAAAAGTTTGCGCAGCTGCATGTCGATgaagtgcagcagctaaataagCTGATAGACAAATATAATCTTATAGTGCCAATATTGGAGAATCAGTTCTTTCGCCTGCAGCTGGACAAGCTAGCCGAGAGTGTCTTCAAGGAGCCGCAGCTGCCACGCAATCTGAAGCGACCACAGCCTAAACTTGAGAGCAGCGTCACTCCCGCCAGTGAACGCAGCTTTATGACaaatttcttttctattttttgggCTTAA
- the LOC108607660 gene encoding LOW QUALITY PROTEIN: trifunctional purine biosynthetic protein adenosine-3 (The sequence of the model RefSeq protein was modified relative to this genomic sequence to represent the inferred CDS: deleted 1 base in 1 codon; substituted 1 base at 1 genomic stop codon), which translates to MSQRVLVIGSGGREHAICWKLAQSKQVEQLFALPGSYGIAQLGAKCKNVDPKTLDAKDFEAIAEWCKLHKITLVAVGPEDPLSLGLGDVLAKAGVACFGPGKQGAQIESDKKWAKDFMLRHGIPTARYESFTDVAKAKKFIRSAPYAALVVKAAGLAAGKGVVVAANVEEACQAVDEILGQLKYGQAGATLVIEELLEGEEVSVLAFTDGKSVQAMLPAQDHKRLGNGDAGPNTGGMGAYCPCPLISKQALELVQRAVLERAVKGLAQERIPYQGVLYAGLMLTPDGPRVLEFNCRFGDPETQVILPLLETDLFEVMHACCNGELHNLSLQWRSNLSAVGVIMASAGYPETSTKGCRITGMPTGNTETQLIFHSAVSVNAKKEALTNGGRVLITVALDGSLKQAAAQATKMAQSIQFADAAAQYRTDIAQKAFKMXLELTRLINSTRTSGVDIDAGDALVQRIKPLSRGTQRPGVLGGLGGFGGLFRIKDLSYKQPIVVEATQGVGAKIHLALQHELYDHIGYDLFAMCANELLELGAEPVAFLDYIACGKLQVPLAAQLVKGMADGCRDARCALVGGETAEMPSLYTPGQYDMAGYCVGLVEQSHVLPRFEQYQAGDLLVGLPSSGLHCAGFNELLTQLAAAGVNLKERSPVNGEHGLSLAQVLGTPTRLYVQQLLPHLQSGEVKGVAHVTHGLLHDVNRLLPPKFEAVLDFGDVPVPEIFGWLAGQLKLSAQALLERHNCGIGMVLVMPQRSQLWRTALPGAKVLGVLQERQLTSRKSRLTVRNFEQRLLKLAAPFGGLGEVTLPEELLEQQPLPLTAADREDCFENAAGRRLLRLPAHYKDPILILGTDGVGTKLKIAQQTSRNGSVGIDLVAMCVNDILCNGAEPFSFCSYYACGKWQPELAGEVMEGVLEGTRQANSSFKVAHRAALPLLYEPHVYDLAGFALGIAEQSGILPRLADIQPGDVLIGLPSSGVHSNGFSLVHAVLKRAGLTLADRAPFSERTLGEELLVPTKIYVQALAPLLAQPEHGIKALAHITGGGLTENIPRVLRKELAVRVDASKYQLPPVFAWLAEAGNIAPMEMQRTFNCGLGLVLVVTPAKVEQLLQQLRYAHRAEIVGEVLARKDAKQPQVVVQNFTASLQRTQAMLQLRRKRVAVLISGTGSNLQALIDATRDSAQAIHADIVLVVSNKTGVLGLERASKAGIPSLFIPHAQFPTREDYDAELTRHLQAANVELVCLAGFMRVLSSPFVRQWRGRLINIHPSLLPKYPGLNVQKQALEAGEKQSGCTVHFVDEGVDTGAILVQAAVPIVPGDTVDTLTQRIHRAEHWAFPRALQLLASGAISLSDEGKCVAGN; encoded by the exons GCCATTGCCGAGTGGTGCAAGCTGCATAAGATTACGCTGGTGGCCGTCGGCCCTGAAGATCCAttgagcttgggcttgggcgaTGTGCTGGCAAAGGCGGGAGTGGCTTGCTTTGGGCCCGGCAAGCAGGGCGCGCAGATAGAGTCGGACAAGAAGTGGGCCAAGGATTTTATGCTGCGTCATGGCATACCAACAGCTCGCTACGAAAGCTTTACGGACGTGGCCAAGGCCAAGAAGTTTATACGCAG TGCGCCCTATGCCGCTTTGGTAGTTAAAGCAGCTGGTCTGGCTGCTGGCAAGGGCGTGGTGGTGGCTGCCAATGTGGAGGAGGCCTGCCAGGCTGTGGATGAGATCTTGGGTCAACTTAAGTACGGCCAGGCTGGCGCTACGCTGGTGATTGAGGAGCTGCTGGAGGGCGAGGAGGTTTCCGTGCTGGCCTTTACCGATGGCAAGTCCGTGCAGGCGATGCTGCCGGCTCAGGATCACAAGCGTCTGGGCAATGGCGACGCGGGTCCGAACACCGGCGGCATGGGTGCCTATTGCCCGTGTCCCTTGATCAGCAAGCAGGCCTTGGAGCTAGTGCAGCGTGCTGTGCTCGAACGCGCCGTCAAGGGCTTGGCCCAGGAGCGCATTCCCTACCAGGGAGTGCTCTATGCTGGGCTCATGCTCACGCCCGATGGTCCGCGTGTGCTCGAGTTCAATTGTCGCTTCGGCGATCCGGAAACTCAGGTCATACTGCCGCTGCTCGAAACCGATTTGTTTGAGGTTATGCACGCTTGTTGCAACGGCGAGTTGCACAATCTCTCGCTGCAGTGGCGCAGCAATCTCAGCGCTGTGGGCGTCATCATGGCCAGTGCGGGTTATCCGGAAACCTCGACCAAAGGCTGCCGTATTACAG gcaTGCCCACTGGCAATACAGAGACGCAGCTGATCTTCCATAGCGCCGTGTCTGTCAACGCCAAGAAGGAGGCGCTAACCAATGGCGGACGTGTGCTCATCACGGTGGCTCTGGATGGCAGTCTGAAGCAGGCGGCGGCTCAGGCCACCAAAATGGCCCAGAGCATTCAGTTTGCAGATGCTGCCGCCCAATATCGCACGGATATTGCTCAAAAGGCATTCAAAATGTAATTGGAATTGACTCGactaataaatt CTACAAGGACAAGCGGCGTGGACATTGATGCGGGCGATGCTTTGGTGCAGCGCATCAAGCCTTTGTCCAGAGGCACTCAGCGGCCCGGCGTGCTGGGCGGTCTGGGCGGCTTTGGTGGACTGTTTCGCATCAAGGACTTGAGCTACAAGCAGCCCATCGTTGTGGAGGCCACCCAAGGTGTGGGCGCCAAGATTCATTTGGCCCTGCAGCATGAACTCTACGATCACATTGGCTACGATCTGTTTGCCATGTGCGCCAATGAGCTGCTCGAGCTGGGCGCCGAGCCGGTGGCGTTTCTGGATTACATTGCCTGTGGCAAGCTGCAGGTGCCGCTGGCTGCGCAGCTGGTCAAGGGCATGGCCGATGGCTGCCGCGATGCGCGTTGCGCTTTAGTGG GTGGCGAAACCGCTGAGATGCCTTCGCTATATACTCCAGGTCAATATGACATGGCAGGCTATTGCGTCGGACTTGTGGAGCAGTCGCATGTGCTGCCGCGTTTCGAGCAGTACCAGGCTGGCGATCTGCTGGTGGGACTGCCCTCCTCTGGACTGCACTGCGCCGGCTTCAATGAGCTGCTTACCCAACTGGCCGCAGCTGGTGTGAATCTCAAAGAGCGTTCGCCTGTGAATGGCGAGCATGGGTTAAGCTTGGCGCAGGTGCTGGGCACACCCACGCGTTTGTatgtgcaacagctgctgccgcatTTGCAGTCGGGTGAGGTCAAGGGCGTGGCCCATGTCACCCATGGCTTGCTCCACGATGTGAATCGCTTGCTGCCGCCCAAGTTTGAAGCTGTGCTGGACTTTGGTGATGTGCCCGTGCCCGAGATCTTTGGCTGGCTTGCCGGGCAGCTCAAGCTTAGCGCACAGGCGCTGCTGGAGCGGCACAACTGCGGCATAGGCATGGTGCTGGTCATGCCACAAAGGTCCCAACTATGGCGCACTGCTCTGCCCGGCGCCAAGGTGCTGGGCGTGCTCCAGGAGCGTCAGCTAACCAGTAGGAAATCTCGTTTAACTGTGCGCAACTTTGAGCAACGTCTGCTGAAGCTGGCGGCGCCATTTGGTGGCTTGGGCGAAGTCACTCTGCCCGaggagctgctggagcagcagccgctgccgcttacCGCTGCCGATCGCGAGGATTGCTTTGAGAACGCCGCCGGGCGGCGTCTGCTGCGTCTGCCGGCGCACTACAAGGATCCCATACTCATCCTGGGCACCGATGGTGTCGGCACTAAGCTCAAAATTGCGCAGCAAACCTCACGCAACGGCAGCGTCGGCATCGATCTGGTGGCCATGTGTGTCAACGATATTCTCTGCAATGGCGCCGAGCCCTTCAGTTTTTGCAGCTACTACGCCTGCGGCAAGTGGCAGCCGGAGTTGGCCGGCGAGGTCATGGAGGGTGTGCTCGAGGGCACCAGACAGGCCAACAGCAGCTTCAAGg TTGCCCATCGCGCTGCCCTGCCGCTGCTCTATGAGCCACATGTCTACGATCTGGCGGGCTTTGCCTTGGGCATAGCCGAGCAGAGCGGCATATTGCCACGTCTGGCGGATATACAACCGGGAGATGTGTTGATTGGTCTGCCCTCGTCGGGTGTGCATAGCAATGGCTTCAGTCTGGTGCATGCGGTGCTGAAGCGCGCCGGACTCACTCTGGCGGATCGCGCGCCCTTTAGCGAACGCACGCTGGGCGAGGAGCTGCTGGTGCCCACCAAGATCTATGTGCAGGCGCTGGCACCGCTGCTGGCACAGCCCGAGCATGGCATCAAGGCACTGGCGCATATTACAGGCGGCGGATTAACTGAGAATATTCCACGTGTGCTGCGCAAGGAGCTGGCGGTGCGAGTGGATGCAAGCAAATATCAGTTGCCGCCAGTGTTTGCCTGGCTAGCCGAGGCGGGCAACATAGCGCCCATGGAAATGCAGCGCACCTTTAACTGTGGCCTGGGACTGGTGCTGGTAGTGACGCCCGCCAaggtggagcagctgctgcagcagctgcgttaTGCGCATCGCGCTGAGATTGTGGGTGAGGTGCTGGCACGCAAGGATGCCAAGCAGCCGCAGGTGGTGGTGCAGAACTTTACAGCGTCGCTGCAGCGTACACAGgcgatgctgcagctgcgccgcAAGCGCGTCGCTGTGCTCATCAGCGGCACGGGCAGCAATCTTCAAGCGCTCATCGATGCCACACGCGACTCGGCGCAGGCTATACATGCGGATATAGTGCTGGTCGTCAGCAACAAGACGGGCGTGCTGGGTCTGGAACGCGCCAGCAAGGCGGGCATACCCTCGCTGTTCATTCCGCATGCGCAATTTCCAACGCGCGAGGATTACGATGCGGAGCTAACGCGTCACTTGCAGGCAGCCAATGTGGAGCTGGTCTGCCTCGCAGGCTTTATGCGTGTGCTAAGCTCGCCCTTTGTGCGTCAATGGCGTGGTCGTCTCATCAACATTCATCCGTCGCTGCTGCCCAAGTATCCTGGCCTGAATGTTCAAAAGCAAGCGCTGGAGGCGGGTGAAAAGCAATCCGGCTGCACTGTTCAC TTTGTCGACGAAGGCGTCGACACTGGCGCCATTCTAGTGCAAGCTGCTGTGCCCATCGTGCCAGGCGACACTGTTGACACTCTCACCCAACGCATTCATCGAGCGGAGCATTGGGCCTTTCCAcgtgcgctgcagctgcttgccagcGGCGCCATCTCACTGAGCGATGAGGGCAAGTGCGTGGCTGGCAACTGA